A window of the Isosphaera pallida ATCC 43644 genome harbors these coding sequences:
- a CDS encoding NAD-dependent epimerase/dehydratase family protein: MRNILITGSSGLIGSEAVAYFDRKGARTYGIDNNMRADFFGRDGDTTWTLRRLQATCRRFEHRHLDIRDRAAMDRVVADIQPDLIIHCAAQPSHDLAKFRPFDDFDVNAGGTLNLLEATRKHAPEAVFILMSTNKVYGDAPNEKPFVELATRYDYADPTDFQGIDESCRIDQNTHSLFGVSKLAGDVMAQEYGRYFGLKTGIFRGGCLTGPNHSGVQLHGFLNYMARVAVKGDTYTIIGYKGKQVRDQIHSEDVIRAFECFAANPRPGEVYNLGGGRDNAASLLELLDRFEQLVGRPIPRDYVETPRVGDHQVYISNLAKFKSHYPEWSIHHDLDDIVDDVLRTLLTLNPQPALAS; encoded by the coding sequence ATGCGCAACATCCTGATTACCGGCAGCAGTGGCCTGATCGGCTCGGAAGCGGTGGCCTACTTCGACCGCAAAGGAGCCCGCACCTACGGCATCGACAACAATATGCGGGCCGACTTCTTTGGACGTGACGGCGACACCACCTGGACCCTGCGACGGCTCCAGGCCACCTGTCGGCGGTTCGAGCATCGTCACCTGGACATCCGCGACCGCGCGGCGATGGATCGAGTGGTGGCCGATATCCAACCCGACCTCATCATCCACTGCGCCGCCCAACCCAGCCACGACCTGGCCAAGTTCCGGCCCTTCGACGATTTCGACGTCAACGCCGGCGGTACCCTCAACCTGCTCGAAGCGACCCGCAAGCACGCCCCCGAGGCGGTGTTCATCCTCATGAGCACCAACAAGGTCTACGGCGACGCCCCCAACGAAAAACCCTTCGTCGAGCTGGCGACCCGCTACGACTACGCCGACCCCACCGACTTCCAAGGGATCGACGAATCATGCCGCATCGACCAAAACACCCATAGCCTTTTCGGTGTCTCTAAGCTGGCCGGCGACGTGATGGCCCAGGAATACGGTCGCTATTTTGGCCTCAAGACCGGGATCTTCCGCGGCGGCTGCCTGACTGGCCCCAACCACTCCGGCGTCCAACTCCACGGCTTCCTCAACTACATGGCCCGGGTCGCCGTCAAAGGGGATACCTACACTATCATCGGCTACAAAGGCAAGCAGGTGCGCGACCAGATCCACTCCGAAGATGTCATCCGCGCCTTCGAATGCTTCGCCGCCAACCCCCGGCCTGGCGAGGTCTACAACCTCGGGGGCGGACGCGACAACGCCGCCTCCCTTCTGGAATTGCTCGACCGCTTCGAACAACTCGTCGGTCGGCCCATTCCCCGCGACTATGTGGAAACCCCCCGGGTTGGCGATCATCAAGTGTATATCTCTAACCTCGCTAAGTTCAAGTCGCACTATCCCGAATGGTCGATTCACCACGACCTCGACGACATCGTGGACGACGTATTGCGAACCCTTTTGACCCTCAACCCCCAACCGGCGCTGGCCTCGTGA
- a CDS encoding MFS transporter gives MIRLSAMMALLYAIQGAWWPLLAIHLRERGFSGWERGWIYGCLPIALVIASLGVGRLVDRFVAIQRYLAGGCLTGGIVLILLAAADEAGSGFPVWLGLMLTYWLVMAPLYGLSNTMAMRNLDRPTERFGHVRLWGTVGWMGVGWLVTLLMSRTGEGVSIAFGLAALIALGTAAFCLTLPHTPPLDRRSPFTPRTTPEGPESNGPKARVFLDLIRDRSTLVYLICGFGVSLTTPFMFQAVPPYLEQAGLPQEWVPTALTLGQLPEIAALAATPWLLSQFGFRGTMALGILAWIARYGSLALGVPLWAAIVGNLLHGVAVANFSIVGQMYMDHQAPGTRRASAQALNVVISSGLGALGGSLLAGLTADLLGERARMIFWVPTVIDLVMLVVLLALFQEPDWPPGAMRRRHREDRGPNPDPATSEPNSSCRRPPNPV, from the coding sequence ATGATCCGGCTGTCGGCGATGATGGCGTTGTTGTATGCGATTCAAGGGGCGTGGTGGCCCCTGCTGGCGATCCATCTCCGCGAGCGGGGCTTCAGTGGCTGGGAGCGGGGATGGATTTACGGCTGTCTGCCCATTGCGCTGGTGATCGCCTCGTTGGGGGTAGGTCGTCTCGTGGATCGTTTCGTCGCGATCCAGCGCTATTTGGCGGGGGGGTGTTTGACGGGCGGGATCGTTTTGATCTTGTTGGCGGCGGCGGACGAGGCGGGTTCGGGCTTCCCGGTCTGGTTGGGGTTGATGTTGACCTATTGGTTGGTTATGGCTCCGCTCTATGGCCTGTCCAACACGATGGCGATGCGCAACCTCGATCGGCCCACGGAGCGTTTTGGTCACGTGAGGCTGTGGGGCACTGTGGGCTGGATGGGGGTAGGCTGGTTGGTGACGCTTCTGATGAGCCGCACCGGCGAGGGAGTGTCAATCGCCTTCGGACTGGCGGCGCTAATTGCGTTGGGAACGGCCGCGTTTTGCCTGACCTTGCCTCATACGCCACCGCTCGATCGCCGATCGCCCTTCACCCCACGGACCACCCCCGAGGGTCCCGAGTCCAACGGTCCAAAGGCCCGCGTTTTCCTCGACCTGATCCGCGATCGCTCCACGTTGGTTTATCTGATTTGCGGGTTCGGGGTGAGTCTGACCACGCCGTTCATGTTTCAAGCGGTACCGCCCTACTTAGAACAGGCCGGACTTCCCCAGGAATGGGTGCCCACCGCGTTGACCCTGGGACAACTTCCTGAAATTGCCGCACTGGCCGCGACGCCCTGGTTGCTCTCCCAATTCGGCTTCCGGGGAACAATGGCGCTGGGAATCCTCGCCTGGATCGCACGCTACGGCAGCCTGGCCCTGGGAGTGCCGCTTTGGGCGGCGATCGTGGGCAACCTGCTGCATGGCGTGGCGGTGGCCAATTTTTCGATCGTCGGGCAGATGTATATGGATCATCAAGCGCCTGGAACCCGCCGCGCTTCGGCCCAAGCGCTCAACGTGGTGATCTCCTCGGGTCTGGGAGCCCTTGGGGGCAGTCTTTTGGCCGGTTTGACCGCTGATCTGCTGGGGGAACGCGCGCGGATGATCTTTTGGGTGCCGACCGTGATCGACTTGGTCATGCTCGTCGTGTTGCTCGCGTTGTTTCAAGAACCAGATTGGCCGCCGGGCGCGATGCGGCGTCGCCACCGCGAGGATCGCGGACCCAACCCCGATCCTGCCACATCTGAGCCCAACTCGTCTTGCCGGCGGCCGCCCAATCCGGTATGA
- a CDS encoding DUF1570 domain-containing protein: MGVLLGGIVTTLTAACRAHAEDVVFTEGGRLRIEARWRDPQRGWLELQGPPRGAPGSIEAKVSGRLVAEVREVATPDQLLERVRPRADESDAGLWYEWAWRSLTAGRPDWAGEGLTQTLRIDPDHPPAVRIARTLETWFQEESQPTDETVVDTLAAVLGPLSSGSQRLERLEGQRFVVLHPAGWHAEARRRLDLLDRVGATFLGVWAGWDLKVTIPTRKAVHLILPDAAAYRRALETLGASRFIGSQGYYDPRRRVAFTHAAGGAKVGETPEGRRDGSETFGGDSIVVNDATRLRRLLAEIERRRVVDSAAAHETIHQLVDLTGFEPSPGLFPQWFHEGLAMLFETVEDGRWSGVGAIPAARAAIWRAWDASPADIAPFAGLLRDEGFEKSDAHALIRYAQAWSLVDYLWLERPADLRDFIDLTRSQRPASQTERYDLWRTMFDAETLPHFETRWRQATRQRLGRLESHRP; encoded by the coding sequence ATGGGAGTCCTCCTTGGCGGGATCGTGACCACGCTGACTGCGGCCTGCCGCGCCCACGCCGAGGACGTGGTGTTCACGGAGGGTGGGCGTCTTCGGATCGAGGCGCGTTGGCGGGACCCCCAGCGCGGCTGGCTGGAGCTTCAGGGGCCACCGCGGGGTGCCCCAGGTTCGATTGAAGCGAAGGTGTCGGGCCGTTTGGTCGCGGAGGTCCGTGAAGTCGCCACCCCGGACCAGCTTCTGGAGCGGGTCCGCCCCAGGGCGGACGAGTCTGACGCCGGACTTTGGTACGAGTGGGCGTGGCGGTCGTTGACAGCCGGACGTCCTGATTGGGCGGGCGAAGGGTTGACCCAAACCCTGCGGATCGACCCCGACCACCCTCCAGCCGTCCGCATCGCGCGAACTCTCGAAACCTGGTTTCAGGAGGAGTCCCAACCTACTGACGAAACCGTCGTGGACACGCTCGCCGCAGTCTTGGGACCCTTGTCAAGCGGCTCGCAACGATTGGAACGTCTCGAAGGACAGCGGTTCGTGGTGTTGCACCCCGCCGGTTGGCACGCCGAGGCGCGCCGTCGTCTGGATTTGCTGGACCGGGTGGGGGCCACCTTTCTCGGCGTCTGGGCCGGTTGGGACCTCAAAGTGACAATCCCCACACGCAAGGCGGTCCATCTCATCCTGCCGGACGCCGCGGCCTACCGTCGCGCCCTGGAGACGCTTGGCGCGTCCCGCTTCATCGGCTCTCAAGGGTATTACGACCCCCGCCGGCGAGTCGCCTTTACCCACGCCGCAGGGGGCGCGAAGGTCGGGGAAACCCCCGAGGGGCGTCGGGATGGAAGCGAAACATTCGGCGGCGACTCCATCGTGGTGAACGACGCGACCCGGCTGCGCCGTCTGCTCGCCGAGATCGAGCGTCGTCGGGTCGTCGATTCGGCGGCAGCGCATGAAACCATCCATCAACTTGTTGACTTGACGGGCTTCGAGCCGAGCCCGGGCTTGTTTCCTCAGTGGTTCCACGAAGGCTTGGCGATGCTGTTCGAGACGGTGGAGGATGGTCGTTGGAGCGGCGTGGGAGCGATTCCCGCCGCCCGTGCCGCGATTTGGCGCGCTTGGGACGCCTCGCCCGCCGACATCGCCCCCTTCGCTGGTCTGTTGCGGGACGAGGGTTTCGAGAAGTCCGACGCCCACGCGCTGATTCGTTACGCTCAAGCCTGGTCGCTGGTGGACTATCTTTGGCTGGAACGGCCCGCCGACCTGCGCGACTTCATCGACCTAACCCGGTCGCAACGTCCCGCGTCCCAGACCGAGCGTTACGACCTATGGCGGACCATGTTCGACGCCGAGACCTTGCCGCACTTCGAGACCCGTTGGCGCCAGGCGACCCGACAGCGTCTCGGCCGGCTGGAATCCCATCGTCCTTGA
- a CDS encoding cytochrome P450 yields the protein MAATPEALECVLGRDRHHFDWVAASPIERAWRGGAGSSIADDDPIPVGWAASLRCREFLTPSRHAQGLIDAFEATRRLLVVWDERPERADPVNDLIRLALELVARIVLGASVETDVEGIELFARSAALVRAWFDAEPVRLDTINPGARSQAVVGRSTRSERSPSSWGRLLPAGAASVILPRAWRIRKAAQEWRSAVDGEIDRRSRATSTPRDDLLSHLLGWGFDFGRGAFQDSHQTRTFEMGSLFGFEGPCPWSRPDGSVRKDPLGPEAARERCLAVLLDGVSQIVGATLAAWGHLAFAPELESHLIAEAVESSADQPDGFPEPGGPWSAAIVHEARRLHPARVLVARRVIGGPLPQAQGAGLADGATVLICPWLTHRDPRWFADPEGFVPERWLIGLETPEQAPSSAPPSSTHPLPVLTPEVLGEPTLGDEFLADVASLVLMVLAPRFRLAPESLEPDAPWRVQPRAERHEPWGRQDRG from the coding sequence ATGGCGGCGACGCCGGAGGCGTTGGAATGCGTGTTAGGACGGGATCGCCACCATTTCGACTGGGTGGCGGCCTCACCAATCGAGCGGGCTTGGCGAGGCGGAGCAGGGTCGTCAATCGCCGACGACGATCCGATTCCAGTGGGTTGGGCGGCAAGTTTACGCTGTCGGGAGTTTCTCACGCCCTCCAGACACGCTCAGGGCTTGATCGACGCCTTTGAGGCGACCCGGCGGCTTCTGGTCGTTTGGGATGAGCGACCCGAACGGGCCGACCCCGTCAACGACCTGATCCGCCTGGCTCTGGAACTGGTCGCCCGAATCGTGTTGGGCGCGAGTGTTGAAACCGACGTGGAAGGAATCGAACTGTTTGCCCGCTCCGCCGCCTTGGTTCGAGCTTGGTTCGACGCCGAGCCGGTGCGACTCGACACGATCAACCCCGGTGCACGATCCCAAGCGGTCGTTGGTCGCTCAACGCGGTCGGAACGGTCTCCATCCTCTTGGGGACGGTTGCTTCCCGCCGGGGCCGCGTCAGTGATCTTGCCTCGGGCTTGGAGGATTCGCAAGGCGGCTCAGGAATGGCGTTCGGCGGTCGATGGCGAGATCGATCGGCGGTCCCGCGCGACTTCAACCCCGCGCGACGATCTGTTGTCCCACCTACTGGGTTGGGGCTTTGATTTTGGCCGCGGCGCTTTTCAGGATTCCCACCAGACCAGGACGTTCGAGATGGGATCCCTCTTTGGATTCGAGGGTCCCTGTCCTTGGTCCCGTCCGGACGGATCAGTGAGGAAAGACCCGCTTGGTCCCGAAGCGGCCCGCGAGCGTTGCCTGGCGGTTCTGCTGGACGGGGTCAGCCAAATCGTGGGAGCGACTCTGGCCGCCTGGGGGCATTTGGCGTTCGCGCCAGAACTGGAAAGTCACCTCATCGCAGAGGCGGTGGAGTCCTCCGCCGATCAGCCCGATGGCTTTCCCGAACCCGGCGGTCCCTGGAGCGCGGCGATTGTCCATGAAGCCCGACGCCTCCACCCCGCCCGGGTTCTGGTCGCGCGTCGGGTGATCGGTGGTCCCCTGCCCCAGGCTCAAGGCGCAGGGTTGGCCGACGGCGCGACGGTGCTCATCTGCCCTTGGCTCACCCACCGCGATCCCCGTTGGTTCGCGGATCCCGAAGGATTCGTGCCCGAGCGGTGGTTGATTGGATTGGAGACGCCGGAGCAAGCCCCCTCTTCAGCGCCACCCTCTTCGACTCATCCTCTGCCGGTGTTGACTCCCGAGGTTTTGGGCGAGCCGACCCTGGGTGACGAGTTTCTGGCCGACGTTGCGAGTCTGGTTCTGATGGTCCTCGCGCCCCGTTTCCGGCTCGCGCCCGAATCTCTGGAGCCAGATGCTCCCTGGCGCGTCCAGCCGCGTGCTGAAAGGCATGAACCGTGGGGAAGGCAAGACCGAGGATGA
- a CDS encoding TolC family protein, translating to MCGQGRWPRGLTALGLLVSLGGCTMTATESRIASYSHPALDRVAAPAVDRTSKDSSPNAPVTHGIIPTRLDSITLRAQSPTATHSAASRSGSLRPRADEPAAESSSVSTAVTDPGPAARSANLALAPEVKRTPPSSPPVRSGGVATVRSAQDGREVWEAPSPQTIHTHLPAALDSSLVGGAEPSRKADEADSDREAWTLDQLIERAKTENRELAAARARVQALGGMEAGVRYRQTGQFLGIPIVESVPYVADSTELQRRLCEMARREQAVVAAVKAAVAELLYAQRGLAELKLSHDEAKRVVEDARRRLPNGSDASSDLLRAEVALTELDHERAELERVQRHARARLAALLHWDDPDHLRLADHDPGLITRDATDPQALCQEIERLVAQVADTNPGLQAAAWIAHSPATAAGGAAALIAATLDYESARDGSIMAIRALGAEALALAHRLESTRQRILPRVAQAWTLAREDYLNGSIEYQTLRDTQNEWHRARLNHHRLDADLSIALARLEQAVGRELDTRALGLRLLNDASSPDTEAQRDLGRKSSTTDSSSSSGMASEPQPLPLPTLPRDSDSPPAPTPSAPSTPDLGPIDPETTAPSPRTPPAFQPLGEGDFDPPPLRRFAPAVVEDDPAPNQTLPDWDQAPVAPQTPSWPSEAPPTGNQNTSDRPETTRETPTQPNSSASPLIPPATPARVGPPRGRVVSDPPPARPSRTEPLPNSNTAATDPGLDFVRENPPAATYSTPTAAPLAEGLELPEPNDVLLRLPPPNGDPPLPRPADEVDSQTLPPSVTPPQPSQSRPPVTRSVRLDSVPRPLEPVTPGTLPIPHELRPWNRALDQVVRPASILTPTNRPAAPKVILGAPQIMPR from the coding sequence ATGTGCGGACAGGGACGTTGGCCGCGCGGCCTGACCGCGTTGGGGCTGCTCGTCAGTCTCGGCGGCTGTACGATGACGGCGACCGAATCCAGAATCGCCTCCTACTCGCATCCAGCGCTCGATCGAGTTGCCGCGCCGGCGGTGGATCGAACATCGAAGGATTCCTCCCCGAACGCGCCCGTGACACACGGCATCATTCCGACCCGACTCGACTCAATCACCCTCCGCGCGCAGTCGCCGACCGCGACCCACAGCGCAGCATCGCGGTCGGGTTCGCTTCGCCCCCGTGCCGACGAGCCCGCCGCGGAGTCTTCTTCCGTTTCCACCGCCGTCACCGATCCCGGTCCGGCGGCTCGGTCAGCCAACCTCGCCCTCGCGCCGGAGGTCAAGCGAACGCCTCCAAGCTCCCCACCGGTTCGTTCGGGCGGAGTCGCTACCGTGCGTTCGGCTCAAGACGGGCGGGAGGTTTGGGAGGCTCCATCCCCCCAAACCATTCACACCCACCTTCCCGCTGCCCTGGACTCCTCGTTGGTCGGCGGTGCCGAACCGTCCCGAAAAGCCGACGAGGCCGATTCGGACCGGGAGGCCTGGACTCTCGATCAGTTGATCGAGCGCGCGAAGACGGAAAATCGGGAATTGGCCGCCGCAAGGGCTCGGGTTCAGGCGTTGGGAGGAATGGAGGCCGGCGTGCGGTATCGGCAAACCGGCCAATTCCTAGGCATCCCGATCGTGGAGTCGGTTCCATACGTGGCCGACTCGACCGAATTGCAACGTCGCCTCTGCGAGATGGCTCGCCGCGAGCAAGCAGTGGTGGCCGCGGTCAAAGCGGCAGTGGCAGAACTCCTCTACGCTCAACGGGGTCTGGCCGAGTTGAAACTCAGTCACGACGAGGCGAAACGGGTGGTCGAAGACGCCCGCCGACGCCTGCCCAACGGCTCCGACGCCTCCTCCGACCTACTTCGCGCTGAGGTCGCTCTAACCGAGTTGGATCACGAACGTGCCGAACTGGAGCGCGTCCAGCGTCACGCCCGCGCTCGTCTGGCAGCTCTGCTGCACTGGGACGACCCGGACCACCTTCGTCTGGCCGATCACGACCCCGGGTTGATCACCCGCGACGCAACCGATCCCCAGGCGTTGTGTCAGGAGATCGAGCGGTTGGTCGCCCAGGTGGCCGACACCAACCCCGGCCTCCAGGCCGCCGCCTGGATCGCCCACAGCCCCGCCACCGCCGCCGGCGGTGCCGCGGCCCTGATCGCCGCCACCCTCGATTACGAGTCGGCCCGCGACGGTTCGATCATGGCCATCCGCGCTTTGGGAGCCGAAGCCCTCGCGCTGGCTCACCGTCTGGAATCCACTCGTCAACGGATCCTCCCCCGCGTCGCCCAAGCCTGGACCTTGGCTCGGGAGGACTACCTCAACGGCTCGATTGAATATCAGACCCTACGCGATACCCAAAACGAGTGGCATCGCGCGCGGTTGAACCACCATCGGCTCGACGCCGATCTGAGCATCGCCCTGGCTCGTTTGGAGCAAGCCGTGGGCCGCGAACTCGACACCCGCGCCTTGGGGCTCCGTCTGCTGAACGACGCCTCCTCCCCCGACACCGAAGCCCAGCGCGACCTCGGGCGGAAATCGTCCACAACCGATTCCAGCAGCTCCAGCGGTATGGCGTCCGAACCTCAACCGTTGCCTTTGCCAACCCTGCCACGGGATTCCGACTCGCCGCCGGCCCCCACTCCGAGCGCCCCCTCCACGCCCGACTTGGGACCCATCGACCCTGAAACCACCGCGCCCAGTCCCCGGACGCCACCCGCGTTCCAGCCCCTGGGTGAGGGTGACTTCGACCCGCCCCCCCTCCGCCGATTTGCCCCGGCGGTAGTCGAGGACGATCCCGCCCCCAACCAGACCCTTCCCGACTGGGATCAAGCGCCCGTCGCGCCCCAGACGCCCTCCTGGCCCTCCGAGGCCCCCCCAACCGGCAACCAGAACACGTCCGATCGTCCCGAAACCACAAGAGAGACCCCAACACAGCCCAACTCCTCCGCCTCGCCCCTGATTCCTCCGGCCACGCCGGCCCGCGTCGGCCCCCCCCGCGGCCGCGTGGTGTCTGACCCCCCCCCTGCGCGACCCTCCCGAACCGAACCGCTGCCAAACTCCAACACCGCCGCGACCGACCCCGGCTTGGACTTCGTTCGGGAGAATCCTCCCGCCGCAACGTACTCCACTCCCACTGCCGCGCCCCTCGCCGAAGGTCTGGAACTCCCCGAACCCAACGACGTTCTCCTGAGGCTGCCCCCTCCCAACGGTGACCCGCCGCTGCCCCGACCCGCCGACGAGGTCGATTCCCAGACGCTGCCGCCCTCGGTCACCCCCCCTCAGCCGTCCCAATCACGGCCCCCCGTCACACGCTCCGTCCGCCTCGACTCGGTTCCCCGCCCACTCGAGCCCGTCACGCCCGGCACGCTCCCCATCCCCCACGAACTCCGCCCCTGGAATCGAGCCCTCGACCAGGTGGTGCGACCCGCCTCCATCCTCACCCCGACCAATCGTCCCGCGGCTCCGAAGGTCATCCTTGGAGCACCTCAGATCATGCCGCGTTGA
- a CDS encoding MMPL family transporter: MFEPLVALLRRAPGLVVVVWVAFVVPLVLIAPSWESISRDDDVRYFPPDSLSVRGQDLLEAGFPDDAASSQVIVVLNRPFAPLTSHDLEFALETARRFVALREAEPNLGIRTILHHESPVIGQRLIGTDKEYGGQATLVIVSLEWTYLAKRARQAVDRFELLFDELQRDAPQGLRLHLTGSAVVGHDQNVAAVASIQNTTYATITLVVVILLFVYRSPILALIPLTTIAISVFASMKAIAALTLIPGLNFQVINITEIFVVVVLFGAGTDYCLFLISRYREERAKGLDPRGALEEAIRRVAGALVASAGTVICGLGLLYFSTFQKISNTGPAIALALMIALAASLTIAPLLLIWLKPILFWPFKAPQPNPPAYADPNPANGSAPTTPHHPDEAGFWAWVASVVVNRPRLVLAASYVILLPFVIVGAQTTPNYSQLADLKSEALSVKGSAVIQRYFAVGELSPTTLLFQHPTLDLREEEGQKAIARLIRRLEAIPGVVEVRGPTQPLGKPLTVPEGLTFRQMLAARSENARIRSLTEPRYLNPLAEGGAIARLELTFDRDPFGPEALVLIRAVADETARALQTDPALSQVERWGFTGATAAVEDLRAVITYDERQMYWMVTLGVYLILVALIRRPGVCLYLIVTVVLGYLAALGITELVFAWWIAADPIQTWSGLDWKVSFFLFVILIAVGEDYNIFLMSRVIEEQRLHGVLEGTRRAVRTTGGIISSCGLIMAGTFGSMITGELMALKELGFALALGVLLDTFVVRPILVPAWLVLRHRDLSQSASALASINSFSPAESDAASPAIADSLGWTNGWHGASASSAPRPGHLPDPAPTGSSTTRP, translated from the coding sequence ATGTTCGAGCCGTTGGTGGCACTGTTGCGCCGCGCCCCGGGGCTAGTCGTAGTGGTGTGGGTGGCGTTCGTCGTCCCCCTGGTGCTGATCGCTCCCTCCTGGGAGTCGATCAGCCGCGATGACGACGTGCGTTACTTTCCGCCCGACTCGCTGAGCGTGCGCGGTCAGGACCTTCTGGAAGCCGGCTTCCCCGACGACGCGGCCTCCTCGCAGGTCATCGTAGTGCTGAACCGACCCTTCGCGCCTCTCACGTCCCATGATTTGGAGTTCGCCCTGGAAACGGCGAGGCGATTCGTCGCCTTGCGTGAGGCGGAGCCGAACCTAGGCATCCGCACGATCCTCCACCACGAATCGCCGGTGATCGGGCAACGGCTCATTGGCACCGACAAGGAGTATGGTGGCCAGGCGACCTTGGTGATCGTGTCGCTGGAATGGACCTACTTGGCCAAGCGGGCCCGTCAGGCGGTCGATCGCTTCGAACTGCTGTTCGACGAATTGCAGCGCGACGCGCCTCAGGGGTTGCGGCTCCACCTGACAGGCTCGGCGGTGGTCGGTCACGACCAAAACGTGGCCGCAGTGGCCAGCATCCAAAACACCACCTACGCCACAATCACCCTGGTGGTGGTCATTTTGCTGTTTGTCTACCGCTCGCCCATCCTGGCGCTCATCCCCCTGACCACCATCGCCATCTCGGTGTTCGCCTCGATGAAGGCCATCGCCGCCTTGACGCTGATCCCCGGCCTGAATTTCCAGGTCATCAACATCACCGAGATTTTCGTCGTGGTGGTCTTGTTCGGGGCCGGCACCGACTATTGCCTGTTCCTGATCTCCCGCTACCGCGAGGAGCGGGCCAAAGGTCTCGACCCCCGCGGGGCGCTAGAGGAGGCGATTCGGCGGGTCGCCGGCGCGCTGGTGGCCAGCGCCGGAACGGTCATCTGCGGGTTGGGTCTGCTCTACTTCTCGACCTTCCAAAAAATCTCCAACACCGGACCGGCCATCGCTCTGGCGTTGATGATCGCCCTGGCCGCCTCGCTGACCATCGCCCCCCTGTTGTTGATCTGGCTCAAGCCGATCCTGTTCTGGCCGTTCAAGGCTCCCCAACCCAACCCCCCCGCTTACGCCGACCCCAATCCCGCCAACGGGTCGGCTCCCACCACGCCACACCACCCCGACGAAGCCGGATTCTGGGCGTGGGTGGCCTCCGTGGTGGTGAATCGTCCCCGGCTGGTCCTCGCTGCTAGCTACGTGATCTTGTTGCCATTCGTGATCGTCGGCGCGCAAACCACCCCCAACTACAGCCAACTCGCTGACCTCAAGTCCGAGGCGCTCAGTGTCAAGGGATCGGCAGTGATCCAGCGTTACTTCGCGGTTGGCGAACTGTCGCCCACGACCCTGCTGTTCCAACATCCCACCCTCGACCTGCGCGAAGAGGAAGGGCAAAAGGCGATCGCCCGATTGATCCGCCGCCTGGAGGCAATTCCCGGCGTCGTCGAGGTCCGTGGCCCCACTCAACCCTTGGGCAAACCGTTGACCGTCCCCGAAGGCCTGACCTTCCGCCAGATGTTGGCGGCCCGCTCCGAAAACGCTCGCATCCGCTCGCTGACCGAACCACGCTATCTCAACCCTCTGGCCGAAGGCGGCGCGATTGCCCGTCTCGAACTCACCTTCGACCGCGACCCCTTCGGCCCCGAAGCGTTGGTTCTGATCCGGGCCGTCGCCGACGAAACCGCCCGCGCCCTGCAAACCGACCCCGCCCTCTCCCAAGTGGAACGCTGGGGATTCACTGGAGCCACCGCCGCCGTCGAGGATCTCCGCGCCGTCATTACCTACGACGAACGTCAAATGTATTGGATGGTCACCTTAGGGGTCTATCTGATCCTCGTGGCTTTGATCCGTCGGCCCGGCGTGTGCCTCTACTTGATCGTCACCGTGGTCCTGGGCTACCTGGCGGCGCTAGGGATCACCGAACTGGTCTTCGCCTGGTGGATCGCCGCCGACCCAATCCAAACTTGGTCGGGTCTGGATTGGAAAGTCAGCTTCTTCCTGTTCGTGATCTTGATCGCCGTGGGTGAGGACTACAACATCTTCCTGATGTCGCGGGTCATTGAAGAACAACGCCTTCACGGCGTTCTGGAAGGAACCCGTCGCGCGGTGCGGACCACTGGAGGCATCATCTCCTCGTGCGGCCTGATCATGGCCGGTACCTTCGGCTCGATGATCACCGGCGAACTCATGGCGCTAAAGGAGCTCGGCTTCGCCCTGGCGCTGGGGGTGCTGCTAGACACGTTCGTGGTGCGTCCGATTTTGGTGCCTGCCTGGCTGGTGCTAAGACATCGGGACCTGTCGCAATCGGCCTCGGCGCTGGCTTCGATCAACAGTTTCAGCCCCGCTGAGTCCGACGCCGCTTCCCCGGCCATTGCGGACTCCCTGGGTTGGACCAACGGCTGGCATGGCGCGTCGGCCTCATCCGCGCCCCGGCCTGGTCACCTCCCCGACCCCGCCCCGACCGGCTCCTCGACGACCCGACCGTGA